AGCAGAGCCCCTTCCTCATTGCTGCCTTTGTCACACAGCGAGCGAGATGAGGCACggcctcccctcccccccataCACGACCccaggcgtctctctctctacaCACACACCCGTGTTTTATTTCCACGCAAGAAATTCTCTTCTGGTCCTAGACAAGATTCAGGCAAACACACCCTTGTGACGCGCTGGTGTGCGAGCGGCAGAGATGTCAACGCGAGGCctgctctgtctctcgttcTCCGCTGGGCAGCGGGCATCCCACCGAGAATTCTGCTCAGCTGGAAGACCTGACCCCAAGGTGTCGGCTTCACCCAGCGAGTGAGTAGTTTCTCTAAGTTGTTGTTCACTCTCTGCTAGGAAGCAATCTGGAACTCGTTCTGTTCTCCACTCTGGATTTCCATTCTCTGgtcttctccgctctgcTGTTTTTCAGTCCTCTTCTGAATCTGCTCCCTTGCAGCGTCTCTCAGCCGCCAGGAGCGaagggagaggcagcggacgGAAGGAGGCGAATCTAGACAAACCGAGAAAATATCTTCTGCGCACGGGTTCAGCTGAGCGCAAACGTGCAATACCATTTCCTCATCTGCTCATGGTGTAGCCTCAGCTGCTAAGGGGAGTGTCTAGTCTGCAGGTCATGCAAATGTGTATCTGTCTGCCCAGTTACGAGTCGGTAGAACAACGGCGCGCTGCGTGAGAAGTTCTGTTTAAGGCCAGCGAAGCGACCTTCGTTCCTGAAATTTtctgctcgcgcctcctcatgAGAGGACCTCGTTGGAAGACAAGGCCAGGGTTGGGACGAGGGACCGTCCTGGCGCGTCTTGAGACAGAAAACAGGAAGCAGCGTCAGCGAAACTGGCTTGTCACCCCGCCGGCAGAAGCTCTGCGACATAAAAACACGAGAAAACGATACAAAGAAACAACCCCGAGCAACCCAAACggcgagaaaagaaaaagtgGAGAGAAGttgcagggagagagggaagcggGGGGGTGAGCAGTGCACGTTGCGCTGTCAAGACATGGGAAAGGAGGGCGCGATGTGTAAATGGTTTTCCGCGTTTGCATCGCTTCCCCATAGGAAGATCCGCCAGAGGGAACACACACCTTTAAAAGAGGGAAGACAGCTAAACGGAGCAAGCAAACTCCGATTTTCCGCGTTTGTGGTGCGGGTCCTGTCACACGCGTTAAACGCCAAGCAGTGGAGACTGTCGAAAATaggcctctctccgcggatattccgcgccttccgcgcttTCGGCTCCTTTGTTTTCCGCCGAAAATCACCTCTAAGCTCTTGTTCTCTGCTGGTTTCCGCCTTTTGCCGCTGGATTCAAAATACTTGCTCTTCTcacagctgcagcgagcacgccctgcgctggcgagcggcCGATCTCTTCAGTCTCTaatcctcctcctcctctatttcttgctctctctctctctccttctaTTTCTCTCTATTGCAGCGCACTTGTTGCCCCTGGGCTTGTGCCTTCGttcctttccttctttccgctCCCCTCACATCTTTCGCAGGCCTCCTTCCTCGGTGTATCTCCTTCGGCGAAACTGCCTCTGTGTTCGGTGCCTTTCTGCCTCTCACCGGGTCTTATAGGCTCGTCtggtcttcttcttctccttccgtCGGAATTCCCCAACCCTCCCTTCGCACCAGAGCGCCGTCGGGGAAAGAGAGGGAgcgtctctttcttttcgCGAGTGCCGAGGAgtcgtctctcgcctcgccccgTGTACTGAATCTGGTGTCCGCGTTTccctttcctctcctctccctttctccttctctaggcgcctctcgcgcctgctccctctctcttctctcttctgtttGCTCGATTTCTGTTCCTGCTTTTCCCTCTGTGAGAGTCGGCTGCGCTAGTCATGGTCCTCGTTCGCAGCCCCCGTCGGGGGcctgccgcgagccgcgtctccccttcttcctcgccttctcgcattcctcgtcctccgttTGCGTGCGCAACCCACGGATCCTCCAGGGCGTCTGAGCAGGGGTCTCCCCACGCGTCGACCTCAACACGCGCCCCAGAGACGACTGGCACCCGTCTCGAGTTCGAGTTGACTTCCTCAGCAgatgccgcagcagcagcgcctccttcttcttctgttcttggcgcgcggcgcgccgctgcaaaCAAAGTCTCCGGCAttcctctcccgcggctgtctgcgctaggcagtcgcggcgaggacgagagaagcgagagggcggagaaaagccgccgccgcgatggAGAGGAGCCGACGGCGCCAGAGGACAGCCTCGCCCACCGGCGAGGGCTAGGCCGCGATGCCTCTTCTGCTGCCCCTTCCAGCCTCTCGTCTCGCAGGTCTCTGCGGCCTGAAGCGCctctcttcggcgcgcctgagtcgctgccgccagacGCCTCGATCGGCCGAAGCAGCGGCTCTCCGTCCGCtgcagcgaccgcgtctccttcgcgcaccgccgccgccgacctcgccgcgaccgcctcgtcgcgcgagggcgtggaTTCGAGTCTAGCTGCGTCCTCTCCGTCGAAGCGTCTTCGCAAAGAAGAGGACTTTGTCTACAGTTTCCTCTcggggctccgcggccgcgaggcggagacttCCTCCccccgctcggcgccgcgcccctctgTAGGGGACCAACTGGGGACTGCGGTATCGGAGAGCAgtggcagccgccgcgacttCGAGCCGCCGAGTCGCGaccccctcgcctcgccacccccccctgtctccgccgcgggccttccgCAGGGGGCCCTGCCTcctcgagaggcgccgaggagcgtcgctgacgccgacgccctcgcgacagaggctgcgcctccacccTCGAGTCTCCGCCGACTGtccctgcgggcgccgcgcgagggcgcggagagcgaggctgcTTCGGCGTCGCTTCGCAGGCGAGTCAACGACGGGAGGGAGGCTGAGAAGCGTCGAgtggaggagctcgagggcctcgcgcagaTGCTGCCTGCCTCAGAGGCGCTCCGCGACTAcatgcagcaggcggcggaaggcgcgcgaggcagcagggaccgcgacgacgcgcggccgcgcttcgCTGTCCCCAAGTCGGCAGACGAATTCCGCGCGCAGTGGAGACCGCTGGTGGATGCGACCGTCAAGAAGCTGTGCGACATGACcgacgaagaaaaacaggTGAGTCACGACGGCCTCGCTcacgcggcgtctcccgcgggaggcgccgtTCTTCGCGGCTTATATGCGGACACTTGGGCCTCGTATGCAGGTCCTGCCGGCAGGCGGGCCCGCTCACACAGgaaagcgcgagaggctctGTGCGAGTCGCAGGCTCCGTTCCCCTGTGGGGTGTCTTCTGGCGTCGTGCCAGACGAGGAGCCAGCTAGGAGACAGGGCAGAGCCTCGCGGCTTTTCCGCTGGGCGAAGGCCtttcgcagcgcgccgctcttTTCGAGAatccgctcgcctctccctgttttttcctcctctcaGGTCACGCGCTACATCATGCTGGAGGGTCGCatgctgcgggcggcgcatagggccgcggcgtcgctggcttCGCGGCGAACCAAGGCGGTGGCCTTCAACTCGGAGACGCGAGAAGTCTTTCTGGAGGAAGAACAGCTGTACGAAGCGAGTGAGCGCGAGTTCGAAGTGGTGCAGCGTGTGGCGCAGGACCAGGCGGGCGGGCAGGAGAAGCTCGAGAAGCGGCTGAAGGACAcgcagcggaagcgcgagCAGGCTGAGGTTTACAGACATCAGGTCCACAAGAAGATGGCGGCGCTTTCCTTCACTCGGCAGAAGAAGCTACGGCTCTTTGAggcgctcgaggctgcgaagaaggagTCTTTCTCGAAGGAGAGAAGCCTGCAGGCGGTCTACCAGCTTCTCCAGTTTACCACGCGGTTCAAAGTCAACAAAGTCGAGGGCGGCCTCGTCACCGGCGCACTCGTGCCTGAACAGCAGAGCGCCCTCTTCCCGCAGCTCGCGAAGACGACAAAGAACGCCAAGCGCGCCATTCAGAACGGGCTACGGGCcgcgggcgaagacgaagacctGCCGGGACAggaagccgcagcggagcCTGCGATCCTTACACTCGACTGCGACAAAGAGAACGAAGGCGGAAGGGACGCCGACGTCTTGTGGGGTCTCATCGAGGAGGCACTCGGTATCGCAGACGTCCCTGTTCCCCAGCTGCTCAAGGCTGCGCGAGTGGAGTAAAGGAGGAGCAACGTGGCGTTCATTTTAGCTGGGGTGATTTTCAGCCGTGCTACTGTTGGAGCAGTGTCTAGGGAAGACTGGGCGAGCGCAACTCCCagacgcgcgaagcgacAGAAGAGCAAATCGAAGAAGAAGGGGCGCACCGCCCGAcgcaagaagagagggagaagaggagagtcAGCTAAAGAGACAGAGCTAgcgcagagcgacgaggaacgcatgcagaggctaGCGAGAGAGACTTAGTCGCGGAGAAGTTGAGATGatggcgggggggggggggggttgtTGAACAGTTGTGAAGCGAGTGAAGGAAGGGATCTCGTCGCGGGAGGCAGTGGAAGTTCCAGCTTGCGTGTCAAATATGCATTTATGACATGGGATagggcgacgaagaaccGATGGCAGAGCTTCCTCTTTTTGTATTTCGCATTGGCAATGGCGATTAGGGGCAGGGCCACGGAGGAAGTCCGAGACGGGCGAAACAATTGACTTTAGACTGGATATAGAGGAGTGACTCAGACGCTAAGTATTATTTTCTCATACAGTTTTGTGTGTATTTCTACACAGAGGCTGTAGCCGATTCTTCCTTGGATCTAGTGCACGTAGGCTGGCAGGAGAGGCCCTCGTGGCTCTTTCTAGCAGTCCCAAAAGGGTCTCGCAACAGGCCTGAATCCTGCTaacctctttctctcctctaGCCCAAATTTTC
This DNA window, taken from Besnoitia besnoiti strain Bb-Ger1 chromosome III, whole genome shotgun sequence, encodes the following:
- a CDS encoding hypothetical protein (encoded by transcript BESB_047330), with protein sequence MVLVRSPRRGPAASRVSPSSSPSRIPRPPFACATHGSSRASEQGSPHASTSTRAPETTGTRLEFELTSSADAAAAAPPSSSVLGARRAAANKVSGIPLPRLSALGSRGEDERSERAEKSRRRDGEEPTAPEDSLAHRRGLGRDASSAAPSSLSSRRSLRPEAPLFGAPESLPPDASIGRSSGSPSAAATASPSRTAAADLAATASSREGVDSSLAASSPSKRLRKEEDFVYSFLSGLRGREAETSSPRSAPRPSVGDQLGTAVSESSGSRRDFEPPSRDPLASPPPPVSAAGLPQGALPPREAPRSVADADALATEAAPPPSSLRRLSLRAPREGAESEAASASLRRRVNDGREAEKRRVEELEGLAQMLPASEALRDYMQQAAEGARGSRDRDDARPRFAVPKSADEFRAQWRPLVDATVKKLCDMTDEEKQAPFPCGVSSGVVPDEEPARRQGRASRLFRWAKAFRSAPLFSRIRSPLPVFSSSQVTRYIMLEGRMLRAAHRAAASLASRRTKAVAFNSETREVFLEEEQLYEASEREFEVVQRVAQDQAGGQEKLEKRLKDTQRKREQAEVYRHQVHKKMAALSFTRQKKLRLFEALEAAKKESFSKERSLQAVYQLLQFTTRFKVNKVEGGLVTGALVPEQQSALFPQLAKTTKNAKRAIQNGLRAAGEDEDLPGQEAAAEPAILTLDCDKENEGGRDADVLWGLIEEALGIADVPVPQLLKAARVE